Proteins encoded together in one Rossellomorea sp. y25 window:
- a CDS encoding WYL domain-containing protein: MTRVDNKERVLRLMGILSEETDEDHELSLDDIINRFKQMFGPEVKLNKNSLKDDLEHLIRNNFDVTINQEKEGLPKYYSHQYRLFELYELRMLIDAVVSAKFISKKETRQLTGKIKRLTSLHQGKKLHNEIQIDSSIKSESPYIRLAIHDIHEAIAERRMITFQYGRYDVKKQFNLSHEGKLYKVKPYALAWANDFYYLIAYYFEADEIRHYRVDRLRNVEPLSETFPYQPFDVSKYVQSTFHMFAGDEEWIKVSFQNHLINVIIDKFGKDVDIQRDGEDHFILTTKARVSSGLVNWILNFGSQARVISPPSLVETVKTEVSKLHSLYHSG, encoded by the coding sequence ATGACGAGGGTGGATAATAAAGAGAGAGTGCTTAGGCTGATGGGTATATTGAGTGAAGAAACCGATGAGGATCATGAGTTGAGTTTGGATGATATCATTAACCGTTTTAAGCAGATGTTTGGCCCTGAGGTGAAATTGAACAAAAATTCATTAAAAGATGATCTTGAGCATCTTATCAGAAATAATTTCGATGTCACCATAAACCAGGAAAAAGAAGGGCTGCCTAAATATTATAGTCATCAGTATCGCCTGTTCGAGCTATATGAACTTCGCATGCTCATCGATGCAGTCGTTTCCGCCAAATTTATATCAAAGAAGGAAACGAGACAGCTGACTGGAAAAATAAAGAGGCTCACAAGTCTTCATCAAGGGAAAAAGCTGCATAATGAAATTCAAATCGATTCCTCCATTAAAAGTGAAAGTCCCTATATTCGTCTCGCTATCCATGATATTCATGAAGCAATAGCAGAACGTAGAATGATTACGTTCCAATATGGTCGATACGATGTGAAGAAACAGTTTAATTTGAGTCATGAAGGAAAGCTTTATAAGGTGAAGCCCTATGCCCTTGCATGGGCAAATGATTTCTACTATCTGATTGCCTATTATTTTGAAGCAGACGAAATCCGCCACTACCGTGTGGATCGATTAAGGAATGTAGAACCCCTTTCTGAAACCTTTCCATATCAACCCTTTGATGTATCTAAGTATGTACAATCCACCTTTCATATGTTTGCAGGTGATGAAGAATGGATTAAAGTTTCATTTCAAAACCACCTCATCAATGTGATCATCGATAAGTTCGGAAAGGATGTAGATATTCAAAGAGATGGTGAAGACCATTTTATTCTAACTACAAAAGCCCGTGTCAGTAGTGGACTAGTGAACTGGATCTTAAATTTTGGCAGTCAGGCGAGAGTCATATCTCCGCCTTCACTAGTCGAAACCGTCAAAACGGAAGTTTCTAAGCTGCATTCTTTATATCATTCGGGATAA
- a CDS encoding DUF4870 domain-containing protein yields the protein MPTKDERMMAALIYILSFFTAFIGPLIIWLIKKDESEFVDFHGKEYFNFLISYAVYGLVSTILMVVLIGFVLAPVVGVLALIFTILGAIRAYEGEHYRIPTVFRLLK from the coding sequence ATGCCGACGAAAGATGAAAGAATGATGGCAGCTCTTATTTATATATTAAGCTTCTTCACAGCATTCATTGGTCCATTGATCATCTGGCTTATTAAAAAGGATGAATCAGAGTTTGTGGACTTTCATGGAAAGGAATACTTCAACTTTCTTATTTCATATGCCGTTTATGGTTTGGTAAGCACCATTTTGATGGTGGTGCTGATTGGATTTGTTCTGGCTCCTGTCGTGGGTGTCCTGGCCTTGATCTTTACGATATTGGGAGCGATCAGAGCCTATGAGGGAGAGCATTATAGAATTCCGACGGTCTTTCGATTACTTAAATAA